In Zonotrichia leucophrys gambelii isolate GWCS_2022_RI chromosome 8, RI_Zleu_2.0, whole genome shotgun sequence, one genomic interval encodes:
- the DMAP1 gene encoding DNA methyltransferase 1-associated protein 1, which produces MATGADVRDILELGGVESENTGTINKKDIINSDKKKSKKSSETLTFKRPEGMHREVYALLYSDKKDAPPLLPSDTTQGYRTVKAKLGSKKVRPWKWMPFTNPARKDGAMFYHWRRAAEEGKDYPFARFNKTVQVPVYSEQEYQMYLHDDAWTKAETDHLFDLARRFDLRFVVIHDRYDHQQFKKRSVEDLKERYYHICAKLANIRAAPGTDLKIPVFDAGHERRRKEQLERLYNRTPEQVAEEEYLIQELRKIETRKKEREKRTQDLQKLITAADTTTEQRRAERKAPKKKLPQKKETEKPAVPETAGIKFPDFKSAGVTLRSQRMKLPSSVGQKKIKALEQMLMELGVDLNPMPTEEIVQMFNELRSDLVLLYELKQAFANCEYELQMLRHRYEALAKAGSIGPLSVEGAHPDGQTGLGIEEGKGDTKDQIIDVVGAPLTPNSVRRKVGGAEQGALRSPTQMP; this is translated from the exons ATGGCGACGGGGGCAGATGTACGGGacatcctggagctgggaggcGTGGAGTCAGAGAACACGGGCACCATCAACAAAAAGGACATCATCAACTCGGATAAG aaaaaatccaagaaatcCTCAGAGACATTGACGTTTAAGAGGCCAGAAGGAATGCACCGAGAAGTTTATGCACTTCTCTATTCTGACAAAAA GGATGCACCTCCGCTGCTGCCAAGCGACACAACTCAGGGTTATCGAACAGTCAAAGCAAAACTGGGCTCCAAGAAAGTCCGGCCTTGGAAGTGGATGCCTTTCACCAACCCAGCGAGGAAAGATGGAGCCATGTTCTACCACTGGaggagggcagcagaggaggggaaggatTACCCTTTTGCCAGATTTAATAAA ACAGTGCAGGTTCCTGTGTACTCAGAGCAGGAGTACCAGATGTATCTCCACGACGACGCGTGGACCAAGGCTGAGACAGACCATCTCTTCGACCTGGCTCGGCGCTTCGATCTGCGCTTCGTGGTCATTCACGACCGCTACGATCACCAGCAGTTCAAG AAAAGGTCAGTGGAGGATCTGAAGGAACGGTATTACCACATTTGTGCCAAGCTGGCAAACATTcgtgcagctcctggcacagaccTAAAAATCCCAGTCTTTGATGCTGGCCATGAGAGACGAAGGAAGGAACAGCTGGAAAGGCTTTACAATAGGACACCAGAGCAG GTGGCAGAAGAAGAATACCTCATCCAGGAGCTCCGTAAAATTGAAAccaggaagaaagagagagaaaagagaaccCAAGACCTGCAGAAGCTCATCACAGCTGCTGACACCACCACTGAGCAGAGGCGTGCTGAGCGCAAGGCTCCCAAGAAGAAGCTGCCACAGAAGAAGGAGACAGAGAAGCCT GCTGTTCCTGAGACTGCTGGCATCAAGTTTCCTGACTTCAAATCTGCAGGTGTCACGCTGCGGAGCCAGAGG ATGAAACTGCCAAGCTCGGTGGGACAGAAGAAGATTAAAGCCCTGGAGCAGATGCTGATGGAACTCGGAGTAG ATCTTAACCCTATGCCCACAGAGGAGATTGTACAGATGTTCAACGAGCTGCGGAGCGACCTGGTGCTGCTGTACGAGCTGAAACAAGCCTTTGCCAACTGCGAGTACGAGCTGCAGATGCTACGGCACCGCTACGAGGCCCTGGCCAAGGCTGGGAGCATCGGCCCCCTCAGCGTGGAAGGCGCCCATCCAGATGGCCAGACAGGGCTCGGCATCGAGGAGGGCAAGGGCGATACCAAGGACCAGATCATTGATGTAGTAGGAGCACCACTGACCCCCAACTCGGTGAGGAGGAAGGTCgggggggcagagcagggcgcACTCAGGTCTCCGACGCAGATGCCCTGA